A portion of the Leptospira noumeaensis genome contains these proteins:
- the cysE gene encoding serine O-acetyltransferase, with protein sequence MFENIRIIKKFDPAAKSYLEIVLCYPGLHALWLHKFAHLLYKLRLPIIPRLVNYISRFLTGIDIHPGAKIAPGVFIDHGSGVVIGETAIIGSGSLIFQGVTLGGTGKESGKRHPTIGKNVVIGAGAKVLGNITIEDHVRVGAGSVVMRNVPAGSTVVGIPGKVVKAGDPASDSVEQMLEHNQMPDPIAKVFSVLLEKVETQQQLINKLYEKQQLLEKSSTDAPEDDRFIQEFIHGDGI encoded by the coding sequence ATGTTTGAAAATATAAGAATCATCAAAAAGTTTGACCCGGCTGCCAAATCGTATTTGGAAATTGTCCTTTGTTACCCGGGATTACATGCCCTATGGCTACATAAATTCGCACATTTACTTTATAAACTTCGATTGCCAATCATCCCTCGACTTGTGAATTACATTAGCCGGTTTTTAACGGGAATTGACATCCATCCAGGAGCCAAAATTGCCCCTGGTGTTTTTATCGACCACGGCTCAGGAGTTGTGATTGGAGAAACTGCCATTATCGGTTCTGGCTCTCTCATCTTCCAAGGAGTGACTCTTGGCGGAACAGGAAAAGAATCTGGCAAACGCCATCCGACCATTGGAAAAAATGTTGTGATCGGTGCCGGGGCCAAAGTTTTAGGAAACATTACGATAGAAGATCATGTTCGTGTTGGTGCTGGATCTGTTGTTATGCGAAACGTTCCAGCAGGTTCAACTGTGGTCGGAATTCCAGGTAAGGTTGTTAAAGCTGGAGACCCTGCTTCCGATAGCGTAGAACAAATGTTAGAACACAATCAAATGCCAGATCCGATAGCCAAAGTTTTTTCAGTATTATTAGAGAAGGTAGAAACCCAACAACAACTCATCAACAAACTATATGAGAAACAACAACTATTAGAAAAATCTTCAACAGATGCTCCAGAGGACGATCGGTTCATCCAAGAATTCATCCATGGAGATGGGATTTAA
- a CDS encoding site-2 protease family protein — MESKKTIHIILFLLTFFTLTYSDIFLNPQVPQTLENYKLIFFENWPYSVSLLFILVAHEMGHYLPARYYGVKATWPFFIPLPVGPIGTMGAVIHINQQIPDKKVLFDIGIGGPTASLVLSIIAWLVGISFSKVIMIPPDFDRSGFLFFGDSLFTYLTSQWILGPIDFSTMDIQAHPLAKAGWVGLLITAVNLLPFGQLDGGHVIYSMFGESYRKWIRSLFVLFLIFALLHFTWLLWSFFIYFVIKIEHPFIKDSALGIGKFRFYFGFFMLVTLLIIFVPKPIILGSKFDDSSLLTDIFRLITDNIGLEL, encoded by the coding sequence TTGGAATCAAAAAAAACAATACACATAATTTTATTCCTACTTACGTTTTTCACCTTAACATATTCAGATATATTTTTAAATCCTCAAGTCCCACAAACATTAGAGAATTATAAACTTATTTTTTTTGAGAATTGGCCTTATTCGGTCTCCTTGTTGTTCATACTCGTTGCACATGAAATGGGACATTATTTACCAGCAAGATATTACGGAGTCAAAGCTACTTGGCCTTTCTTCATTCCATTACCTGTCGGGCCAATAGGAACCATGGGTGCGGTCATTCACATCAATCAACAGATTCCTGATAAAAAAGTGTTATTTGATATTGGCATTGGAGGGCCAACTGCCAGTTTGGTACTTTCCATTATTGCTTGGTTAGTGGGGATTAGCTTCTCCAAAGTCATTATGATTCCACCAGACTTTGATAGATCAGGATTTTTATTTTTTGGAGACAGTCTTTTCACTTATTTAACAAGCCAATGGATTCTTGGCCCAATTGATTTTTCAACTATGGACATCCAGGCGCATCCGTTAGCCAAAGCGGGATGGGTCGGACTACTCATTACTGCGGTGAATTTATTGCCTTTTGGTCAATTGGATGGTGGTCATGTCATCTATTCTATGTTTGGTGAAAGTTATCGAAAATGGATCCGCAGTTTGTTTGTCTTGTTTTTGATTTTTGCATTACTTCATTTTACATGGTTACTTTGGAGTTTTTTCATTTATTTTGTAATAAAAATTGAACATCCATTCATAAAAGATTCTGCATTGGGGATTGGAAAGTTCAGATTTTATTTTGGGTTTTTTATGTTAGTAACATTACTAATCATTTTTGTTCCGAAACCTATTATCTTGGGATCGAAATTTGATGATTCTTCTTTACTAACTGATATTTTTCGTCTGATAACAGATAACATTGGGTTGGAATTATGA